A DNA window from Rhinolophus sinicus isolate RSC01 linkage group LG10, ASM3656204v1, whole genome shotgun sequence contains the following coding sequences:
- the SLC4A9 gene encoding anion exchange protein 4 isoform X4: MKLPGQEEFDVSRAYENVPTGELDSGPGSGPSPDGSSDTDNRDLGVSNDPLLFIQLNELLGWPQALEWRETGRWVLFEEKVEVGAGRWSAPHVPTLALPSLQELRSLLADGLVLLDCPAQSLLELVEQVTRLASLSPELRGQLQSLLLQRPQHLIQTTSTRPCWRSAHPREAFHDEEAPLKEQRQNPLRQKLPEGAEAGAVLAGELGFLAQPLGAFVRLQDPVVLGPLNEVPLPSRFFCLFLGPPTLGRSYHEMGRAMAILLSDPQFQWSARRASNLHDLLAALDAFLEEVILLPPGRWDPTARMPPPKCLPSQHKRLPSQTREVKGPSARRGAPAEDRHGHPPHAPSPELQRTGRLFGGLVQDVRRKASWYPSDFLDALHPQCFSAVLYIYLATITNAITFGGLLGEATDGAQGVLESFLGTAVAGTAFCLMAGQPLTILSSTGPVLVFERLLFSFSRDYSLDYLPFRLWVGIWVATFCLVLVATEASVLVRYFTHFTEEGFCALISLIFIYDAVSKMLSLTRAYPIQGPGSPAYGCFCQYPDPGGNESQWIRTKPKDRDDIMSMDLGLVNASLLPPPECARRGGHPRGPGCHTVPDIALLSLLLFLTSFLFAMALKHVKTSRFFPSMMRKVLSDFSSVLAILLGCGLDAFLGLATPKLTVPREFKPTLPGRGWLVSPFGANPWWLSVAAALPALLLSILIFMDQQITAVILNRAEYRLRKGAGFHLDLFCVAMLMLLTSVLGLPWYVSTTVISLAHMDSLRRESRACAPGEPPSFLGISLGLGGPSRRVSLK, translated from the exons ATGAAGCTGCCGGGCCAGGAGGAGTTTGATGTCTCCAGGGCTTATGAAAATGTGCCCACAGGAGAGCTGGACAGTGGTCCTGGCTCTGGCCCCAGCCCTGATGGCTCCTCAGACACTGACAACAGGGATCTGGGGGTATCCAACGACCCTCTGCTCTTCATTCAGCTGAATGAGCTGCTGGGCTGGCCCCAGGCACTAGAATGGAGAGAGACAGGCAG GTGGGTGCTGTTTGAAGAGAAGGTAGAGGTGGGTGCAGGCCGTTGGAGCGCCCCCCATGTGCCCACCCTGGCGCTGCCCAGCCTGCAGGAGCTCCGCAGCCTACTAGCCGACGGCCTGGTCCTGCTGGACTGTCCAGCTCAAAGCCTCCTGGAGCTCGTGG agcaggtgaccagacTGGCATCGCTGAGCCCGGAGCTGAGAGGACAGCTACAGTCCTTGTTGCTGCAGAGACCTCAGCACCTCATCCAGACCACAAGCACCAGGCCCTGTTGGA GGTCTGCCCATCCAAGAGAGGCTTTTCATGATGAGGAAGCCCCCCTGAAGGAACAG CGTCAAAACCCCCTGAGACAGAAGCTGCCTGAAGGGGCTGAGGCAGGGGCTGTGCTGGCAGGAGAGCTGGGCTTCCTGGCACAGCCACTGGGGGCCTTTGTGCGACTGCAGGATCCAGTGGTGCTGGGGCCCCTTAATGAGGTGCCCCTTCCCAGCAG atttttctgcctcttccttgGTCCCCCCACACTGGGAAGGAGCTACCATGAAATGGGCCGGGCAATGGCCATCCTCCTCAGTGACCCG CAATTCCAGTGGTCAGCTCGCCGGGCCAGCAACCTTCACGACCTCCTGGCAGCCCTGGATGCTTTCCTAGAGGAGGTGATACTGCTCCCTCCAGGTCGGTGGGACCCCACAGCCCGGATGCCCCCGCCTAAATGTCTGCCCTCGCAGCACAAAAG GCTCCCCTCGCAAACGCGGGAGGTCAAGGGCCCCTCTGCCCGGCGTGGGGCCCCGGCTGAGGACAGGCACGGCCACCCGCCGCATGCCCCCAGCCCGGAGTTGCAGCGGACCGGCAG GCTGTTTGGGGGCCTTGTCCAGGACGTACGCCGGAAGGCTTCGTGGTACCCCAGCGACTTCTTGGACGCCCTGCACCCCCAGTGCTTCTCGGCTGTGCTCTACATTTACCTGGCCACCATCACTAACGCCATCACTTTCGGGGGGCTCCTGGGAGAAGCCACCGACGGTGCtcag GGGGTGCTGGAAAGTTTCCTGGGCACAGCAGTGGCTGGAACTGCCTTCTGCCTGATGGCCGGCCAGCCCCTCACCATCCTCAGCAGCACAGGGCCAGTGCTGGTCTTTGAGcgccttctcttctccttcagcaG agaTTACAGCCTGGACTACCTGCCCTTCCGCCTGTGGGTGGGCATCTGGGTGGCCACCTTTTGCCTAGTGCTGGTGGCCACGGAGGCCAGCGTGCTGGTACGCTACTTTACCCACTTCACCGAGGAAGGCTTCTGTGCGCTCATCAGCCTCATCTTCATCTATGATGCTGTGAGCAAAATGCTGAGCTTGACCCGTGCCTATCCCATCCAAGGGCCTGGCTCTCCCGCCTATGGATGCTTCTGTCAGTATCCAGACCCTGGAG GAAATGAGTCTCAGTGGATAAGGACAAAGCCAAAAGACAGAGATGACATCATGAGCATG GACCTAGGCCTGGTCAATGCATCCTTGCTACCTCCACCTGAGTGTGCCCGGCGGGGAGGCCACCCTCGTGGCCCGGGCTGTCATACAGTCCCAGACATAGCCCTCttgtctctcctcctcttccttacCTCTTTCCTCTTTGCCATGGCCCTGAAGCACGTAAAGACAAGCCGCTTCTTCCCCTCCATG ATGCGCAAGGTGCTCAGCGACTTCTCCTCAGTCCTGGCCATCCTCCTGGGCTGTGGCCTTGATGCCTTCCTGGGTCTGGCCACCCCGAAGCTCACGGTGCCCAGAGAATTCAAG CCCACACTCCCTGGGCGTGGCTGGCTGGTGTCACCTTTTGGAGCCAACCCCTGGTGGCTGAGTGTGGCAGCCGCCCTGCCTGCCCTGCTGCTGTCTATCCTCATCTTCATGGACCAGCAGATCACAGCAGTCATCCTCAACCGTGCCGAATACAGACTGCGG AAGGGAGCTGGCTTCCACCTGGACCTCTTCTGTGTGGCGATGTTGATGCTGCTCACATCAGTGCTAGGGCTGCCCTGGTATGTCTCAACCACCGTCATCTCCCTGGCCCACATGGATAGTCTTCGGAGGGAGAGCAGAGCCTGTGCTCCAGGGGAGCCCCCCAGCTTCCTTGGCATCAG cCTAGGACTGGGAGGGCCCTCGAGAAGGGTATCATTGAAGTAA
- the SLC4A9 gene encoding anion exchange protein 4 isoform X2 has protein sequence MKLPGQEEFDVSRAYENVPTGELDSGPGSGPSPDGSSDTDNRDLGVSNDPLLFIQLNELLGWPQALEWRETGRWVLFEEKVEVGAGRWSAPHVPTLALPSLQELRSLLADGLVLLDCPAQSLLELVEQVTRLASLSPELRGQLQSLLLQRPQHLIQTTSTRPCWRSAHPREAFHDEEAPLKEQRQNPLRQKLPEGAEAGAVLAGELGFLAQPLGAFVRLQDPVVLGPLNEVPLPSRFFCLFLGPPTLGRSYHEMGRAMAILLSDPVSWAAIPVVSSPGQQPSRPPGSPGCFPRGGDTAPSRLPSQTREVKGPSARRGAPAEDRHGHPPHAPSPELQRTGRLFGGLVQDVRRKASWYPSDFLDALHPQCFSAVLYIYLATITNAITFGGLLGEATDGAQGVLESFLGTAVAGTAFCLMAGQPLTILSSTGPVLVFERLLFSFSRDYSLDYLPFRLWVGIWVATFCLVLVATEASVLVRYFTHFTEEGFCALISLIFIYDAVSKMLSLTRAYPIQGPGSPAYGCFCQYPDPGGNESQWIRTKPKDRDDIMSMDLGLVNASLLPPPECARRGGHPRGPGCHTVPDIALLSLLLFLTSFLFAMALKHVKTSRFFPSMMRKVLSDFSSVLAILLGCGLDAFLGLATPKLTVPREFKPTLPGRGWLVSPFGANPWWLSVAAALPALLLSILIFMDQQITAVILNRAEYRLRKGAGFHLDLFCVAMLMLLTSVLGLPWYVSTTVISLAHMDSLRRESRACAPGEPPSFLGIREQRLTGLVVFILTGISIFLAPVLKFIPMPVLYGIFLYMGVAAISSIQFMKRVQLLLMPAKHQPDLLFLRHVPLCRVHLFTAIQLACLGLLWIVKSTPAAIIFPIMLLGLVGVRKALEWVFSPQELLWLDELMPEKEKSIPEKGLEPEYSFSASDSKDLELMYQRKAPEINISVN, from the exons ATGAAGCTGCCGGGCCAGGAGGAGTTTGATGTCTCCAGGGCTTATGAAAATGTGCCCACAGGAGAGCTGGACAGTGGTCCTGGCTCTGGCCCCAGCCCTGATGGCTCCTCAGACACTGACAACAGGGATCTGGGGGTATCCAACGACCCTCTGCTCTTCATTCAGCTGAATGAGCTGCTGGGCTGGCCCCAGGCACTAGAATGGAGAGAGACAGGCAG GTGGGTGCTGTTTGAAGAGAAGGTAGAGGTGGGTGCAGGCCGTTGGAGCGCCCCCCATGTGCCCACCCTGGCGCTGCCCAGCCTGCAGGAGCTCCGCAGCCTACTAGCCGACGGCCTGGTCCTGCTGGACTGTCCAGCTCAAAGCCTCCTGGAGCTCGTGG agcaggtgaccagacTGGCATCGCTGAGCCCGGAGCTGAGAGGACAGCTACAGTCCTTGTTGCTGCAGAGACCTCAGCACCTCATCCAGACCACAAGCACCAGGCCCTGTTGGA GGTCTGCCCATCCAAGAGAGGCTTTTCATGATGAGGAAGCCCCCCTGAAGGAACAG CGTCAAAACCCCCTGAGACAGAAGCTGCCTGAAGGGGCTGAGGCAGGGGCTGTGCTGGCAGGAGAGCTGGGCTTCCTGGCACAGCCACTGGGGGCCTTTGTGCGACTGCAGGATCCAGTGGTGCTGGGGCCCCTTAATGAGGTGCCCCTTCCCAGCAG atttttctgcctcttccttgGTCCCCCCACACTGGGAAGGAGCTACCATGAAATGGGCCGGGCAATGGCCATCCTCCTCAGTGACCCGGTGAGCtgggcag CAATTCCAGTGGTCAGCTCGCCGGGCCAGCAACCTTCACGACCTCCTGGCAGCCCTGGATGCTTTCCTAGAGGAGGTGATACTGCTCCCTCCAG GCTCCCCTCGCAAACGCGGGAGGTCAAGGGCCCCTCTGCCCGGCGTGGGGCCCCGGCTGAGGACAGGCACGGCCACCCGCCGCATGCCCCCAGCCCGGAGTTGCAGCGGACCGGCAG GCTGTTTGGGGGCCTTGTCCAGGACGTACGCCGGAAGGCTTCGTGGTACCCCAGCGACTTCTTGGACGCCCTGCACCCCCAGTGCTTCTCGGCTGTGCTCTACATTTACCTGGCCACCATCACTAACGCCATCACTTTCGGGGGGCTCCTGGGAGAAGCCACCGACGGTGCtcag GGGGTGCTGGAAAGTTTCCTGGGCACAGCAGTGGCTGGAACTGCCTTCTGCCTGATGGCCGGCCAGCCCCTCACCATCCTCAGCAGCACAGGGCCAGTGCTGGTCTTTGAGcgccttctcttctccttcagcaG agaTTACAGCCTGGACTACCTGCCCTTCCGCCTGTGGGTGGGCATCTGGGTGGCCACCTTTTGCCTAGTGCTGGTGGCCACGGAGGCCAGCGTGCTGGTACGCTACTTTACCCACTTCACCGAGGAAGGCTTCTGTGCGCTCATCAGCCTCATCTTCATCTATGATGCTGTGAGCAAAATGCTGAGCTTGACCCGTGCCTATCCCATCCAAGGGCCTGGCTCTCCCGCCTATGGATGCTTCTGTCAGTATCCAGACCCTGGAG GAAATGAGTCTCAGTGGATAAGGACAAAGCCAAAAGACAGAGATGACATCATGAGCATG GACCTAGGCCTGGTCAATGCATCCTTGCTACCTCCACCTGAGTGTGCCCGGCGGGGAGGCCACCCTCGTGGCCCGGGCTGTCATACAGTCCCAGACATAGCCCTCttgtctctcctcctcttccttacCTCTTTCCTCTTTGCCATGGCCCTGAAGCACGTAAAGACAAGCCGCTTCTTCCCCTCCATG ATGCGCAAGGTGCTCAGCGACTTCTCCTCAGTCCTGGCCATCCTCCTGGGCTGTGGCCTTGATGCCTTCCTGGGTCTGGCCACCCCGAAGCTCACGGTGCCCAGAGAATTCAAG CCCACACTCCCTGGGCGTGGCTGGCTGGTGTCACCTTTTGGAGCCAACCCCTGGTGGCTGAGTGTGGCAGCCGCCCTGCCTGCCCTGCTGCTGTCTATCCTCATCTTCATGGACCAGCAGATCACAGCAGTCATCCTCAACCGTGCCGAATACAGACTGCGG AAGGGAGCTGGCTTCCACCTGGACCTCTTCTGTGTGGCGATGTTGATGCTGCTCACATCAGTGCTAGGGCTGCCCTGGTATGTCTCAACCACCGTCATCTCCCTGGCCCACATGGATAGTCTTCGGAGGGAGAGCAGAGCCTGTGCTCCAGGGGAGCCCCCCAGCTTCCTTGGCATCAG ggAGCAGAGGCTCACAGGCCTCGTGGTGTTCATCCTCACAGGAATCTCCATTTTCCTGGCACCTGTGCTCAAG TTCATCCCGATGCCTGTGCTCTATGGCATCTTCCTGTACATGGGAGTGGCAGCAATTAGCAGCATCCAG TTCATGAAGAGGGTGCAGCTGTTATTGATGCCAGCCAAACACCAGCCAGACCTCCTGTTCTTGAGGCATGTGCCTCTGTGCAGGGTCCACCTCTTCACAGCCATCCAGCTTGCCTGCCTGGGTCTGCTTTGGATAGTCAAGTCTACCCCTGCAGCCATCATCTTCCCCATCATG
- the SLC4A9 gene encoding anion exchange protein 4 isoform X1 gives MKLPGQEEFDVSRAYENVPTGELDSGPGSGPSPDGSSDTDNRDLGVSNDPLLFIQLNELLGWPQALEWRETGRWVLFEEKVEVGAGRWSAPHVPTLALPSLQELRSLLADGLVLLDCPAQSLLELVEQVTRLASLSPELRGQLQSLLLQRPQHLIQTTSTRPCWRSAHPREAFHDEEAPLKEQRQNPLRQKLPEGAEAGAVLAGELGFLAQPLGAFVRLQDPVVLGPLNEVPLPSRFFCLFLGPPTLGRSYHEMGRAMAILLSDPQFQWSARRASNLHDLLAALDAFLEEVILLPPGRWDPTARMPPPKCLPSQHKRLPSQTREVKGPSARRGAPAEDRHGHPPHAPSPELQRTGRLFGGLVQDVRRKASWYPSDFLDALHPQCFSAVLYIYLATITNAITFGGLLGEATDGAQGVLESFLGTAVAGTAFCLMAGQPLTILSSTGPVLVFERLLFSFSRDYSLDYLPFRLWVGIWVATFCLVLVATEASVLVRYFTHFTEEGFCALISLIFIYDAVSKMLSLTRAYPIQGPGSPAYGCFCQYPDPGGNESQWIRTKPKDRDDIMSMDLGLVNASLLPPPECARRGGHPRGPGCHTVPDIALLSLLLFLTSFLFAMALKHVKTSRFFPSMMRKVLSDFSSVLAILLGCGLDAFLGLATPKLTVPREFKPTLPGRGWLVSPFGANPWWLSVAAALPALLLSILIFMDQQITAVILNRAEYRLRKGAGFHLDLFCVAMLMLLTSVLGLPWYVSTTVISLAHMDSLRRESRACAPGEPPSFLGIREQRLTGLVVFILTGISIFLAPVLKFIPMPVLYGIFLYMGVAAISSIQFMKRVQLLLMPAKHQPDLLFLRHVPLCRVHLFTAIQLACLGLLWIVKSTPAAIIFPIMLLGLVGVRKALEWVFSPQELLWLDELMPEKEKSIPEKGLEPEYSFSASDSKDLELMYQRKAPEINISVN, from the exons ATGAAGCTGCCGGGCCAGGAGGAGTTTGATGTCTCCAGGGCTTATGAAAATGTGCCCACAGGAGAGCTGGACAGTGGTCCTGGCTCTGGCCCCAGCCCTGATGGCTCCTCAGACACTGACAACAGGGATCTGGGGGTATCCAACGACCCTCTGCTCTTCATTCAGCTGAATGAGCTGCTGGGCTGGCCCCAGGCACTAGAATGGAGAGAGACAGGCAG GTGGGTGCTGTTTGAAGAGAAGGTAGAGGTGGGTGCAGGCCGTTGGAGCGCCCCCCATGTGCCCACCCTGGCGCTGCCCAGCCTGCAGGAGCTCCGCAGCCTACTAGCCGACGGCCTGGTCCTGCTGGACTGTCCAGCTCAAAGCCTCCTGGAGCTCGTGG agcaggtgaccagacTGGCATCGCTGAGCCCGGAGCTGAGAGGACAGCTACAGTCCTTGTTGCTGCAGAGACCTCAGCACCTCATCCAGACCACAAGCACCAGGCCCTGTTGGA GGTCTGCCCATCCAAGAGAGGCTTTTCATGATGAGGAAGCCCCCCTGAAGGAACAG CGTCAAAACCCCCTGAGACAGAAGCTGCCTGAAGGGGCTGAGGCAGGGGCTGTGCTGGCAGGAGAGCTGGGCTTCCTGGCACAGCCACTGGGGGCCTTTGTGCGACTGCAGGATCCAGTGGTGCTGGGGCCCCTTAATGAGGTGCCCCTTCCCAGCAG atttttctgcctcttccttgGTCCCCCCACACTGGGAAGGAGCTACCATGAAATGGGCCGGGCAATGGCCATCCTCCTCAGTGACCCG CAATTCCAGTGGTCAGCTCGCCGGGCCAGCAACCTTCACGACCTCCTGGCAGCCCTGGATGCTTTCCTAGAGGAGGTGATACTGCTCCCTCCAGGTCGGTGGGACCCCACAGCCCGGATGCCCCCGCCTAAATGTCTGCCCTCGCAGCACAAAAG GCTCCCCTCGCAAACGCGGGAGGTCAAGGGCCCCTCTGCCCGGCGTGGGGCCCCGGCTGAGGACAGGCACGGCCACCCGCCGCATGCCCCCAGCCCGGAGTTGCAGCGGACCGGCAG GCTGTTTGGGGGCCTTGTCCAGGACGTACGCCGGAAGGCTTCGTGGTACCCCAGCGACTTCTTGGACGCCCTGCACCCCCAGTGCTTCTCGGCTGTGCTCTACATTTACCTGGCCACCATCACTAACGCCATCACTTTCGGGGGGCTCCTGGGAGAAGCCACCGACGGTGCtcag GGGGTGCTGGAAAGTTTCCTGGGCACAGCAGTGGCTGGAACTGCCTTCTGCCTGATGGCCGGCCAGCCCCTCACCATCCTCAGCAGCACAGGGCCAGTGCTGGTCTTTGAGcgccttctcttctccttcagcaG agaTTACAGCCTGGACTACCTGCCCTTCCGCCTGTGGGTGGGCATCTGGGTGGCCACCTTTTGCCTAGTGCTGGTGGCCACGGAGGCCAGCGTGCTGGTACGCTACTTTACCCACTTCACCGAGGAAGGCTTCTGTGCGCTCATCAGCCTCATCTTCATCTATGATGCTGTGAGCAAAATGCTGAGCTTGACCCGTGCCTATCCCATCCAAGGGCCTGGCTCTCCCGCCTATGGATGCTTCTGTCAGTATCCAGACCCTGGAG GAAATGAGTCTCAGTGGATAAGGACAAAGCCAAAAGACAGAGATGACATCATGAGCATG GACCTAGGCCTGGTCAATGCATCCTTGCTACCTCCACCTGAGTGTGCCCGGCGGGGAGGCCACCCTCGTGGCCCGGGCTGTCATACAGTCCCAGACATAGCCCTCttgtctctcctcctcttccttacCTCTTTCCTCTTTGCCATGGCCCTGAAGCACGTAAAGACAAGCCGCTTCTTCCCCTCCATG ATGCGCAAGGTGCTCAGCGACTTCTCCTCAGTCCTGGCCATCCTCCTGGGCTGTGGCCTTGATGCCTTCCTGGGTCTGGCCACCCCGAAGCTCACGGTGCCCAGAGAATTCAAG CCCACACTCCCTGGGCGTGGCTGGCTGGTGTCACCTTTTGGAGCCAACCCCTGGTGGCTGAGTGTGGCAGCCGCCCTGCCTGCCCTGCTGCTGTCTATCCTCATCTTCATGGACCAGCAGATCACAGCAGTCATCCTCAACCGTGCCGAATACAGACTGCGG AAGGGAGCTGGCTTCCACCTGGACCTCTTCTGTGTGGCGATGTTGATGCTGCTCACATCAGTGCTAGGGCTGCCCTGGTATGTCTCAACCACCGTCATCTCCCTGGCCCACATGGATAGTCTTCGGAGGGAGAGCAGAGCCTGTGCTCCAGGGGAGCCCCCCAGCTTCCTTGGCATCAG ggAGCAGAGGCTCACAGGCCTCGTGGTGTTCATCCTCACAGGAATCTCCATTTTCCTGGCACCTGTGCTCAAG TTCATCCCGATGCCTGTGCTCTATGGCATCTTCCTGTACATGGGAGTGGCAGCAATTAGCAGCATCCAG TTCATGAAGAGGGTGCAGCTGTTATTGATGCCAGCCAAACACCAGCCAGACCTCCTGTTCTTGAGGCATGTGCCTCTGTGCAGGGTCCACCTCTTCACAGCCATCCAGCTTGCCTGCCTGGGTCTGCTTTGGATAGTCAAGTCTACCCCTGCAGCCATCATCTTCCCCATCATG
- the SLC4A9 gene encoding anion exchange protein 4 isoform X3: MKLPGQEEFDVSRAYENVPTGELDSGPGSGPSPDGSSDTDNRDLGVSNDPLLFIQLNELLGWPQALEWRETGRWVLFEEKVEVGAGRWSAPHVPTLALPSLQELRSLLADGLVLLDCPAQSLLELVEQVTRLASLSPELRGQLQSLLLQRPQHLIQTTSTRPCWRSAHPREAFHDEEAPLKEQRQNPLRQKLPEGAEAGAVLAGELGFLAQPLGAFVRLQDPVVLGPLNEVPLPSRFFCLFLGPPTLGRSYHEMGRAMAILLSDPQFQWSARRASNLHDLLAALDAFLEEVILLPPGRWDPTARMPPPKCLPSQHKRLPSQTREVKGPSARRGAPAEDRHGHPPHAPSPELQRTGSDFLDALHPQCFSAVLYIYLATITNAITFGGLLGEATDGAQGVLESFLGTAVAGTAFCLMAGQPLTILSSTGPVLVFERLLFSFSRDYSLDYLPFRLWVGIWVATFCLVLVATEASVLVRYFTHFTEEGFCALISLIFIYDAVSKMLSLTRAYPIQGPGSPAYGCFCQYPDPGGNESQWIRTKPKDRDDIMSMDLGLVNASLLPPPECARRGGHPRGPGCHTVPDIALLSLLLFLTSFLFAMALKHVKTSRFFPSMMRKVLSDFSSVLAILLGCGLDAFLGLATPKLTVPREFKPTLPGRGWLVSPFGANPWWLSVAAALPALLLSILIFMDQQITAVILNRAEYRLRKGAGFHLDLFCVAMLMLLTSVLGLPWYVSTTVISLAHMDSLRRESRACAPGEPPSFLGIREQRLTGLVVFILTGISIFLAPVLKFIPMPVLYGIFLYMGVAAISSIQFMKRVQLLLMPAKHQPDLLFLRHVPLCRVHLFTAIQLACLGLLWIVKSTPAAIIFPIMLLGLVGVRKALEWVFSPQELLWLDELMPEKEKSIPEKGLEPEYSFSASDSKDLELMYQRKAPEINISVN, translated from the exons ATGAAGCTGCCGGGCCAGGAGGAGTTTGATGTCTCCAGGGCTTATGAAAATGTGCCCACAGGAGAGCTGGACAGTGGTCCTGGCTCTGGCCCCAGCCCTGATGGCTCCTCAGACACTGACAACAGGGATCTGGGGGTATCCAACGACCCTCTGCTCTTCATTCAGCTGAATGAGCTGCTGGGCTGGCCCCAGGCACTAGAATGGAGAGAGACAGGCAG GTGGGTGCTGTTTGAAGAGAAGGTAGAGGTGGGTGCAGGCCGTTGGAGCGCCCCCCATGTGCCCACCCTGGCGCTGCCCAGCCTGCAGGAGCTCCGCAGCCTACTAGCCGACGGCCTGGTCCTGCTGGACTGTCCAGCTCAAAGCCTCCTGGAGCTCGTGG agcaggtgaccagacTGGCATCGCTGAGCCCGGAGCTGAGAGGACAGCTACAGTCCTTGTTGCTGCAGAGACCTCAGCACCTCATCCAGACCACAAGCACCAGGCCCTGTTGGA GGTCTGCCCATCCAAGAGAGGCTTTTCATGATGAGGAAGCCCCCCTGAAGGAACAG CGTCAAAACCCCCTGAGACAGAAGCTGCCTGAAGGGGCTGAGGCAGGGGCTGTGCTGGCAGGAGAGCTGGGCTTCCTGGCACAGCCACTGGGGGCCTTTGTGCGACTGCAGGATCCAGTGGTGCTGGGGCCCCTTAATGAGGTGCCCCTTCCCAGCAG atttttctgcctcttccttgGTCCCCCCACACTGGGAAGGAGCTACCATGAAATGGGCCGGGCAATGGCCATCCTCCTCAGTGACCCG CAATTCCAGTGGTCAGCTCGCCGGGCCAGCAACCTTCACGACCTCCTGGCAGCCCTGGATGCTTTCCTAGAGGAGGTGATACTGCTCCCTCCAGGTCGGTGGGACCCCACAGCCCGGATGCCCCCGCCTAAATGTCTGCCCTCGCAGCACAAAAG GCTCCCCTCGCAAACGCGGGAGGTCAAGGGCCCCTCTGCCCGGCGTGGGGCCCCGGCTGAGGACAGGCACGGCCACCCGCCGCATGCCCCCAGCCCGGAGTTGCAGCGGACCGGCAG CGACTTCTTGGACGCCCTGCACCCCCAGTGCTTCTCGGCTGTGCTCTACATTTACCTGGCCACCATCACTAACGCCATCACTTTCGGGGGGCTCCTGGGAGAAGCCACCGACGGTGCtcag GGGGTGCTGGAAAGTTTCCTGGGCACAGCAGTGGCTGGAACTGCCTTCTGCCTGATGGCCGGCCAGCCCCTCACCATCCTCAGCAGCACAGGGCCAGTGCTGGTCTTTGAGcgccttctcttctccttcagcaG agaTTACAGCCTGGACTACCTGCCCTTCCGCCTGTGGGTGGGCATCTGGGTGGCCACCTTTTGCCTAGTGCTGGTGGCCACGGAGGCCAGCGTGCTGGTACGCTACTTTACCCACTTCACCGAGGAAGGCTTCTGTGCGCTCATCAGCCTCATCTTCATCTATGATGCTGTGAGCAAAATGCTGAGCTTGACCCGTGCCTATCCCATCCAAGGGCCTGGCTCTCCCGCCTATGGATGCTTCTGTCAGTATCCAGACCCTGGAG GAAATGAGTCTCAGTGGATAAGGACAAAGCCAAAAGACAGAGATGACATCATGAGCATG GACCTAGGCCTGGTCAATGCATCCTTGCTACCTCCACCTGAGTGTGCCCGGCGGGGAGGCCACCCTCGTGGCCCGGGCTGTCATACAGTCCCAGACATAGCCCTCttgtctctcctcctcttccttacCTCTTTCCTCTTTGCCATGGCCCTGAAGCACGTAAAGACAAGCCGCTTCTTCCCCTCCATG ATGCGCAAGGTGCTCAGCGACTTCTCCTCAGTCCTGGCCATCCTCCTGGGCTGTGGCCTTGATGCCTTCCTGGGTCTGGCCACCCCGAAGCTCACGGTGCCCAGAGAATTCAAG CCCACACTCCCTGGGCGTGGCTGGCTGGTGTCACCTTTTGGAGCCAACCCCTGGTGGCTGAGTGTGGCAGCCGCCCTGCCTGCCCTGCTGCTGTCTATCCTCATCTTCATGGACCAGCAGATCACAGCAGTCATCCTCAACCGTGCCGAATACAGACTGCGG AAGGGAGCTGGCTTCCACCTGGACCTCTTCTGTGTGGCGATGTTGATGCTGCTCACATCAGTGCTAGGGCTGCCCTGGTATGTCTCAACCACCGTCATCTCCCTGGCCCACATGGATAGTCTTCGGAGGGAGAGCAGAGCCTGTGCTCCAGGGGAGCCCCCCAGCTTCCTTGGCATCAG ggAGCAGAGGCTCACAGGCCTCGTGGTGTTCATCCTCACAGGAATCTCCATTTTCCTGGCACCTGTGCTCAAG TTCATCCCGATGCCTGTGCTCTATGGCATCTTCCTGTACATGGGAGTGGCAGCAATTAGCAGCATCCAG TTCATGAAGAGGGTGCAGCTGTTATTGATGCCAGCCAAACACCAGCCAGACCTCCTGTTCTTGAGGCATGTGCCTCTGTGCAGGGTCCACCTCTTCACAGCCATCCAGCTTGCCTGCCTGGGTCTGCTTTGGATAGTCAAGTCTACCCCTGCAGCCATCATCTTCCCCATCATG